The following proteins are co-located in the Manihot esculenta cultivar AM560-2 chromosome 9, M.esculenta_v8, whole genome shotgun sequence genome:
- the LOC110607679 gene encoding F-box protein At5g07610, translated as MASSSDVLMPIIHQEHKSTSFLCGLEELPDDLLVNILCQLSDRLLVRCRCVCRTWNNLISNVCIPKAFAASPLCGLLYRGYKYGLSKNAFAGYIPYGQPLDLVPNNSQAFVNSYTALLPFENSPGDFCDCCSGLLLFVNLPILQFYVCNPVTKQCAAIPTSSAYAKPIHASLAFNPSESPHYKVFCIDRMCSHILNLHIFSSDVGKWVTHLFTHNLRIYGTPKIMRAIYLNGSIFVCATMLHMLIFSLSKEKSLSIELPEYKKHEYVAFFGVSKGCLYYSNHDNSILFLWRLEVNRWILMHNICFNDLAKDPFGSVLCQSHDFMIMPCALHPTSNIIFLWCPRMIISYHLDNHTIELICEMDKVSDILMGQYTVRVYTHWIGNLKDFN; from the coding sequence ATGGCTTCGTCCTCAGATGTATTGATGCCCATAATTCATCAAGAACACAAGTCTACGAGTTTTTTATGCGGTTTGGAAGAATTACCTGATGATCTGTTAGTTAATATACTTTGTCAATTGTCAGACAGGCTTCTTGTTAGATGTAGATGTGTCTGCAGAACTTGGAATAATCTGATCTCTAATGTTTGCATCCCAAAAGCTTTTGCTGCTTCACCTCTTTGTGGGTTACTTTACCGTGGCTATAAATATGGCCTGAGTAAAAATGCCTTTGCTGGCTATATTCCATATGGGCAACCTCTGGATCTGGTACCTAATAACTCCCAAGCATTTGTCAATTCCTATACTGCTTTATTGCCCTTTGAGAATTCCCCTGGAGATTTCTGTGATTGTTGCAGTGGCTTGCTTCTCTTTGTCAATCTGCCTATCCTTCAGTTCTATGTTTGTAACCCCGTAACCAAACAGTGTGCGGCAATCCCTACAAGTTCAGCATATGCAAAACCTATTCATGCATCACTAGCTTTTAATCCCAGTGAATCGCCTCATTATAAAGTGTTTTGCATTGATCGAATGTGTTCACACATTCTAAATTTGCATATATTCTCCTCAGATGTTGGTAAATGGGTTACCCATCTCTTCACCCATAATCTTCGTATTTACGGAACACCTAAAATCATGCGAGCCATTTATTTGAATGGTTCAATTTTTGTTTGTGCTACCATGCTTCATATGTTAATTTTTAGTCTCTCGAAAGAAAAATCACTTTCTATCGAACTTCCAGAATATAAGAAACATGAGTATGTTGCTTTTTTCGGAGTATCAAAAGGTTGTCTCTATTATTCTAACCATGATAATTCTATATTATTTCTATGGCGTTTGGAGGTGAATAGATGGATTTTGATGCACAATATCTGCTTTAATGATTTGGCAAAAGATCCATTTGGAAGTGTTTTGTGCCAGTCTCATGATTTTATGATTATGCCATGTGCTCTGCATCCAACTTCCAATATCATCTTCCTCTGGTGTCCTAGAATGATAATCAGTTATCATCTCGATAATCACACCATAGAGCTTATTTGTGAAATGGATAAAGTCTCAGATATACTTATGGGTCAATACACTGTCCGTGTCTACACACATTGGATAGGAAATTTGAAAGATTTCAACTAA